The region TTTAAAAACTACGACCTCAAACATTACCATAGATTTGAATAATAATCTAAGTGACAAAACGGACTACAGTAAATTGGATGGACAGATGggcttgttttttctgtcacttcTGCCAACAATTTGTATTATCATGCATAAAGTTAAAACATAATTGGCTTTAAGGAGTGACATCAAATAAAAGAATTAAAGTTTCTGCATTACATAGTATGCGGCAACCAGGAAAGAGATTGTGCTACAATGATAATAGAGTCTAACGAAATGCTTGTACAACTAGAAAAGTGataatgaaagaagaaaatggaaaaaaaacatttatgggATTTTGGTGTATGGGGGGGTTCAAagatttgtatttaaaaataaaatcatcccAACAGAACTAGGCTTCAGGCTGCAACTTGACCTGCTCACAACCTCTCCAGCTTCAGAGAAGACCCGTTCACATGGCCTCCAACAAACAGAGAGATATGACAAGAGTCAACATTGTTCTGGTTTAGCCaacatgttcatttgttttggttAAGATGCTGGTGCTCTAGtgcgacatctagtggctgaatgtcATTTCTAGcaccttttaaacattttagtaGTTGGACAAATACCTGCCCCACATTCAACCCAGCATACATGTGTGATGCTTTGTTTGAGGTGGTAACGTTTTGGTGTAGTGAAGCAAGGTGCTGACACATCTTTCCACCAACACTTTTGCTTTGAAAGGTCCTTAATGTGTTGAGTCTTCTGCTTTGAGCATCTAGGTTGAAATAATGTTACCACTTCACATTccattcacatttaataataacaGTTCTCTTGCATTTCGGCCAATACATTATACTTCTGACAAAAGATTACAGTAGGTTGTAATCTTTAGTTGCACACTGTGCTTGTAAGTTGTTATTTATGGTTTGCACATATCTATTTTTAGGGGCAAATGAGAGTGAAATACTTGCACTGCAGAGCCCtgatatgttgaactttttTTGCAAACAGTTTGTTGctattttgcttattttttctcaaaaaacaacaactgccTGTTGCAGCCTAAAACAACACTGGGAGTGAACCAGAAGagtaaagttgcagctggaccataaaacaatgagctgaaactcactataaagctgtgtaaagctgggggggggggggggggggggggggagggaatGCAGAGTGATCTCCAGTTAGCAGTAATTcaccaagaaaataaaaataagacttTATGGTATTATGGATATAATAAATGTAGGATTTAAAACATTCAGCTAAAAACagctgtgtaaatgtttaaatactcAAACACCTTTGTTAGACCTCAAGGACATGTTTTGTTGAGTGACACTCGGTGTACACAtaccttttgtttgtttaaaaaaaacccttcagtGCCTCTTCCAGGCAGAGATCTTTGTTAAGGCAGAAAACTTTGTTTTCATGATGTAAACCTGCGGgaacacactaaacacacacagcttgtaTCATTGTTGATTTCTTCATTACTCTGACCGTTATTTAAAGATGAtcatttaattcagtttaacTCATGCAATGCAAATGACAGCTTTCTAACTTAAAGAGCTAACAGCGTCTGTGAACAAAGCCAAGCAGACTGAACAGGACAGAACAAAGGATCCAACCAAGACTGAGCTGCAGGGCTAAAATACAAATGGATGGGTACGAGGATAAGATGGGgaaaacacacaggaacagGCAAGGAGGTGATTGGCTGGGGAAGGCAATGGGAGCAGGGCATGGTTAATGAGGATTGATGCAggacaggtgtggagggaagTGTGGAGGAAAAGGCAGGATGAGGATACAGgggaaaacagaaaatcaaaacCCCATTAAACAATGTTCTTCCCAatgaaatgacacacacaaacccaaagTACCACACACATGTAACATAACCTGAATACACAGCACTTCAACCTCCCCCATctgcaacaaacaaaactaaaaaccccaaaacacaaaaagtccagAAATCCAGCAGCAGGCAAACTAGTTTGTGTAATTACACATTTGTACTATATATCAGAAAGTTGAGACATCTTCCTGTTGCACTGTGAAGATTTATGCAGCAAatatttaatcagttttttccttgtttcctccaggcggggagttctggtcctctgaaatgatgcgaacgcggaagtgacttaaaactgcattctatcaaaaggccaccagggggcgaccgctttggtgtcaaaaggacttctgtctctatacaagtcaatggagaattcaccaacttctcacttgatttataacctcagtaaacgttttcaaaatgtgtttatggtctcaatcactagtttaaagccttcttcaatgcagtatgatgttcatttgtgaaatgttggcctccctgattttatatttgacgataaagcagggtatgcattagggcgtggctacttcgtgattgacaggttgattggttcacaggttcaggagggcgcctcatgctcctcctgatgcccatataagtagaatccgtggtttttttttacccagcatgcacctgaaatgttcaagatggcgctgcccagatccgaaactattcgcttccaagcagcagcccacaaaccaatgggtgacgtcacggatgttacgtccatttcatatacagtctatggtttccTCATATCTTCACAGGAGACTAAGAAAAGTTAGATGTTCCAAAAAGTGTATTAAtctaaataacatttaatggCTGTCGTCAAGTCACCCTTTCAACGTCTGTGTCTGAAGGTGGTTTTTACCTTAAGAAAAGTGCTATTCCACTGGTGGCTGCTAGATGTTGGCTTGAAAAAATCTCTGCCTTCAaatgactcccattcaaaaatcAACTCCTCTCTATGATTACAAAGTCAACCATTGTTTTCAacaagtcattatggtctcaatgtCTAAATTCATGAAGATATTGTTAATATCTGAATTTTTTATAATCACGTTAAGATTCATACACATTAAGATTTATACCGGCACTGTAATGAACAATATGGTGTGACACAGCCTTATGTGTGAATGTAGCTTAAACATTTTAGCTTGCTGGGCgttaacatttttgtttttgtttccatgaATTGTTTTGTGGTGGATGCAAGTTAAAAGgatataaatatttttctttaactgacagaaaatactcagttttcagtgtgtagttttgtgtgccAAAGTACATGTGAGCACATTAGGTTGTCTCTTAAAAACTCTGGACAAGCACATTTTCCCttacactaccaaattatataAATCTTTCAAAGAAATGTAAGAATTAACAGTTACACACCATATATAGTATGAAAAAGGGGAGACAGATTGCATTGCAGGATATGTGTTTATTGATTCAATTgaaattaaatcacatttatctTCCAGCAGTGAAATCATCGAGGCTTGACTTCCTGGAGCAAGTGACATACATCATCAAGGGGGAAGTAACATCCTCATGGTAGATGTGTTGGCACAAGCAAGATTATTACTTTTCCATGGCACAAATGAAAGATCTCTTCACGTGGCACTTGATGtcattgacaacattttttccTGTGGACagagttttaaaataaacatgtcatGGAGAAAATTAATTCATGCAAATGATTTAGTGATTCATCCTAGTCtctacataaaaaatatttaacaatcaACAGTCAAAGCTATCATGCCATGGACAATCCAGCATCTCAATAAGCAGCTTGGGTTTGATACAGTTTGATCTTGGAAAAAGATTAACAGACGCACTATACTGTAGATTTTTGTATGTTAAATAACATTATGTTgtttatatgatatattttcCCATAACATATTAAATTTGAACACAATTGTTTAAGCTTGACAGTTGGCTCTTGATAGTTCAAACAGTTGGTAacttatatattgtatattcagtttattcacTAGGCGGCCCGTGGGCCAACTCCATCACACCGGTCTGCAATCAGTTttgtttataaataaaatgtaaaacctgaagaaaaaaaatcaagtgaataatgaatatttttgccACAATAAATCTTTCAAGCCAGCAGAGCGCTCCTGTGTAATGTAAACTAGATCCTGTTCTACATTATCAGGTATGGTAGCTGGTGGTATGCAAATGCAAGAAATTCTGAACTTAAATAGCAGATGGCTCAATGTCACTATTAAcgttgaaaaaataaaactcaataaTGAAAATCGTCAATTCGAAAGTAACTGGACTGAGAAATATGTGTACATTGAAACTGTTGAGGGCAAGCCAATGTGGTCTGCAATGAGTGCAGCTCAGttacaaagaaataaaacctGCGGAGACACTTCAAAAATCAAACATCTCAGTTCTGATGCAATAATAGTTCAGGGAGATGTTTGGCCTCCAGACCCCGACTTTTCTGACAATATAGTTGAATATATCTCAAACATATTGTTTGATGTGAAACATATTGAAACATATTGTTCAATGATGCTTTGTTCTGTTAAATTTAGGCACACAAATTGTTAAtttgagatgactttttttttttactgctaaatcagcaaaacaacaacacatagaAATGAGTTCGTACCGTCCCAGTTGATCTCCATGCACCCTTCTCCTCCTGAATGATTGTTTGGTTCCCCCTTACCCCACCCTTCGAAGTCAAAGTGTGAACCATCACTCCACAGCCACACATTCTCCTAAGGAAAAAGTTTTAAGGGTTAATTACACCTGCTAAAGTTTATGAATCACTATATTGTGATCTATTCAACCACATCAGACCTATCAGCCTATATACCATAGCAGGAATGAAGTATTAATTGCAAAAGATCCTCTTCTTTGATAAAAACTCACCTTTACTTTATCATAGCCTCCAATCCAAGTTGTCTTCTCTACTTTAGCCTTGTTACGAATCAGCTCCCTGATGAAATTGCGCTCGGCAATGGAGCGGATGGATGCCAGATTTCCACCATAAGAAGTGCAGGTACGCTGATGAGGGCGACAAGGTggaaaccacaaaaaaagaagaaatgagtgaggatataataaaaataatacacagaTGGAGTGACTTGGATGAGGAGAAGTGAAAGAGTTGAAAAGTTGAAGAGAGACAAAGGATATGGacattactgtactgtatgaacCGACATTAAAGAGAGCAAGCCCTGGTTATCACTCTAATAAGTGATTAACCCTCAGTGAAACAGTATATTTAACAAAGAGTGATGGGGAGAATCTTAAATCTCTACTTTCAGGATCAATTCACTTGAGACTGACAGCTAATTGTAAACAGTTACCTCACAAATAAATAAGCAGCAAGCTGTTTCAGAGTATATACCATAAATATATGTTTCTTGTAAACAGTTAAAGCTGTTGTTGTTATAATACCTCTGCATCAGCCCAGTCCTTTTCAACGATGTTGAATTTGTAACAGCGCCCCTTAAAGTAACTCCAACCCACAGGGCAACAATCTACGAAAGAAAAGTCAATTTGCAATAATTAGTTAGCATCACTGGCGTGGCAAAAGTGTGACAGGAGTGAACCCTTCAACTGTCCTCCCCAATTTCTTTTTGCATCTATACTATTCAATAAACCCCAGCAAACATGATTACACAAGTGGCACAACTGACAATCACCAAAGGAAATTTACTGAGGTTTTTTCATGACTTCAGTCAAAGAGGAATTGGTGGTTCCTgctgcttaaaaaaagaaacaaacacaagctgACCAACACTATAAGAAACACCCTCCTAAATCTAATTATCACCGTTTTCTGGTCTAATATTTGAGTGAAAGTGGGCCTGTATCTAAAATTACTGTGTCATGAATCCTGTCGTCATTTTCCACCAGAGTGGCTGAAGTACAGACACTTTGAAAATGAAGTTAAGCCCTTTGtgttaattgatttgttttctatCAATATACATGGATACATTGTAGGGGAATCTGTAGGATGTTATATTCCAACATGCTAAAATGATTCAACAGTATCAGCCTTTCAGATTTCTGTTCTTTATGCCAGTTTCATTTGTATATTGAGGagtttaaaatgttgtcatgACATATAGAAGAGAGGATTATGTTTCTGAGTTTTTGGGTTTTctgttctgcttttctctccacATTTCCCCTCCAAACCTGCTCTGCACCCTCCTCTTAAGCCCTGCCTTgctcccagccaatcagctcctctcctgttctcctgtttgACCTGCACCTCATCCCTCTTTAGTTCAAGTCATCTTTCAAGTCAGTCTTGTTTGATCCTTTGTTCTGCATTACTCAGTTTTGCTTTGCCTATATTCTTGAGACTTAAAGATAATCGTTCCTGCGCCTGATATctcctgcatttgggtccacaaGCTCCGCTCCCTATAACATACTGTCTGTAAACACAGCCAACAGTTTATATGGATAATTCAACAGACAGAAGCTGTCCCAGTGAGAGGCAATCTTTAAATATTAGTACAATATTAATACACTGTTAGTGGTCAGACAGCGCCAGTTATTGTATTTTGAGCATTCACTAACCTTTGTCGTCATACTTCACCTGTGGATGTAAAAATCACATGATTACTAATAAATACTGCTCAACCAAGAATTTCTGTCCTTATCAACAATAACTGTCAATTTGTTACCACAAATGCACCAGGTGGCTATATGTAGTCAAAATCGTTCTCAATCCTGCCTCACTTTAGGGGTTGTAAtattaagaaaatatttaaaaagaaaactgtacCACGTTTGCTTCAATCCACAGTCCACTGGTCAAACAGAGGAGCACAATGACATACAGACCGGATGCCATCTGTGTAAAGACACATTAAAGAAGTACATGCATTATTCAGATGGCTATACATGGACAACATGCAAGATATAATGATATTTCACATATGTGTggtttaagatttaaaaaaatgtggcaGCGTAAAGAATAAGACCTTTAAAACATATTGCTGTTTAAAGAACAAAGTGGAAtaaggtttgttttttggtaaagctttattttacaggtacCCTAATTTTATACTTATTCACACttaagctggaaccagagaagctgaacaataaactgattatcaaaacagttggcaattaatttttctgttgatcaactaattgacCAATCGTCTATTTAAGATGAAGTTGTCTCACAAATTAATTTCTGGAGCTGTTTTCTTTTGATGGAAACATGATCGGACcttgattattattatgtgcATTTTAGAGATAGATTTTTGTTCgctttcatatttttgtgtgtttggaaaaaaaaaaaagtctaaaagtctatgaactctactggagggatgaacaccattcttccaaaacacattcctcatttggtgttttgctgatggtggtggagagtgcTGTCTAATACATCGGTCCAACATCTCCTATAGGTGTTCAACTGGATTAagatgtggtgactgtgaaggccatagcatatgattcacatcattttcatagtcatcaaaccattcagtgaccctcTGTGCTCTATGGATGGCAGTAGTGttatcctggaagagaccactcccatcaggataaaaatgttctattaggataaaggtgatcactcagaactaCTTTGTATTGATCTACAGTGACTCTTCCCTGTAAGAGGACAAGtagacccaaaccatgccagggttagggttagggttagggctaggacagagccaccagatcccctCACCCTATAGGGGTCAAATATagtatattctattctattttattcattcaggCCTGTAGCTGCTGTTTAACTGTTTATTCTTAGAACATTTATTAGAAAAGTTTACTCATTTTTTTAGTGCAGGGGACTTTTAAGGAAATATTCTGATATATAATATGAATCATAAAGCAAATTACTGAAAATACTGAGTATTTTCTGGCAGTTAAATAAAAGCCACCAGCTATGGCTACAATACCAGTGGAATAGCATCATTTACTGACTACTGACAATTGACAGGCTTTGGTGCCAATAGTCCACAGGCTGGTGGGTTTTCTGTGGCAAAAAGTTGCATAAGCAACAGGGGAGCACTTCTGGCAGTCACGCATGGCATTTTACTGCCATTAAACTGGACATCTCTACTACGTTTTACagttttaacccaaaccatgatctttctgTTATCCTagccaagtgttttttgtgtctaaaccGAACTATGTTAAATCCCAAaccattttcaaaaaatgtcaatCTAATCAGAAGATCTTACCCAATCAATACCAATGTGCATGcgtaacaataaataaaaaaacacactactGACACAATCCATACTAATAGCCACTTCCTAAAGAAATATTACCGACTAAACcaaccctttttaaaaacatgttttataatttgTACTGAAATTGCATCATAATCTCTGTAAAATACTCCCAAAAACTAATACCTGCAAATTACTAATGAAATCGTCAGGAAATTAGTAAGAAATTAAAGGACCTGTACAATTTTAATTGTATGTCAGGAATGGTCAACTGAATTACTGACGAATAAATCTAAccctaaataaaatcaaaagtaGATCAAGAGCAAGAATGAAAAGGTTACCTTGCTGTGATGATCCGATGAGTTTGCAGTTGCAGTAGCAGGTAGCAGGATGTCTTGCAGAGGGAAACACtgtctttttatacattttctggcTGGTTTGATTACTTGAACGTGCGTATCTACAGGACACggtttattattaaattacacAATGCCACAGCCTTAAGTAAATGTTAGAGTGTTctttaaacaatgttaaaaacatcatttaatgCATCAGCTAAAAAACACTTAACAAGAATAAAACAATGGTGTTAACGCCCAGCAAGTTGAACAATAGCCTCTTCTTACACAACTTGTCTAAGGCGTCAACTGGCAACAAAGTTTGTCACAGAGCTACATGTCAGTTCCTTATTTAATTGTTATTCGTTTGACCATGTCCGCCATCATGAGGGTTGTTCCACCTTCCTTATTTTTGTTCAGAGGAATGAGGAGGAAACTTGAGCAAAGATACACAAGAACAGCTTCCACAGAAGTCTTTTACTAGAGTGACACAATCTGTTGGAGTTTTATaactcatttgtttttttattcaccATCTAGATTTATTCTGTTAACTGTGATTAGCAAgtgaaaaacattaacaaactgTGGATAAACTGTGCAGAAAAATGACTTGACATTTCTATTAACTCCTAGTCATAAGTCCCACAGTTGTGAAATTGCAACATCTATTGGAGACCCATTCCTGTCCTGTATCATTGAAACATTTTTGGTTGGATTGCTTGTTTAATACATCCGAGGATGCCATTTATTCAGTCTCTCTACTGAACGACTGTGGCCTTCGGTCCAAAGCTGATGTGTCAGACATTGCCCAACATATTAACCAACCACAAGTCTTCCTGAAGCATATacctacaaaaaaaaggaaatgagacatatatgtatgtacactagtttaattgtttttttgtactgatgtttttttttatatgtacacATACTCAGTTTCGGTCCCATAACATTGTCAGACCCACAATATGTTCCTTCCCAAAACGTTGTATCAAACCAAATTACATCAAAATAATATCATGTATCATGTATCAAgcttttacacatttctgtAGGActcaaaataaagtaatatggacttgaaaataaaatcatcagaTAAAGAACGAATGCATTTACTGTACAGAACAACAGCTTTGACCAactgtattatcattattattaatattattcagCCATTCATATGTCTTTATTAGATAGTGCCAGTGGATAGATGACAGGAAGCAGCGGGAGAGCAAGAGAGATGGGGTATGACCTGACGCTGCCTGAATCGAACCACGGATGTTGCAGTCATGTGGGATGTGTCATAACCAGGGTGATACAATGACATGcagatattattttaaaatggtctGTAAGTTGTACACACAGAGGTTTCTGTAAGGAACCACACCATAAGTGTTGATATTGCTGCATGACAACATCACGTATTCTCTGAAAGTCATGAACAGATCAAGATTTTATTTCTGTAGATGAATTCATGCATGATTCTGCAGCAACAGATGCtttgatgataaaataaaaacatttaaaaagaaaataccatTGTTTTTGATTATCAcatgaacatgtttattttttgttttgtttgattaacTTTTTCCGTTTGCTCATTTTAATGCTCCAAGGTaaacaaaagcatttttcaAGGCCCGGTGAACATAACTACATGTAcaatgttaatattattataatatatttgctGACTACACAGGGCTACAGTCAAAACATCTATAGTGAGTTGCCTGTGTAATGAAAAACTGACCTCTGGTGGTGCATGTTGTGCACTACAATACATGATATTAATAGTGTCCCTGTGTCAATTTAAAGAAAAcccagataaaaaaaaacaaggacaatTTGATAGCTGAAGTAATAATGTCATTGTAGATTTGTGAAACTGTTACATATATAAGTCCTAACCTGACTTCTATAAGCccctatttttaaaaacacaacaaaacaaaatacaaaaactcgATGCTCCCCAACATGACAccaatagaagaagaaaaaaaagagggaactTCTGGCCACATCATCCACTTGAACCACTTTACACGAAGACACACTGGCCCTGGTATTATAGTTATGCAGAGTATGGATCACAGTTATCTGATAACACAGTTATTGAAGAGCATGCCCTTTGTTAATATTGCACAAGGGATGCAGCTACTGTTTTTCTACTCGGAACTGTACTTGCAGCAGTCCTTCACTTCTGAattcatcaccaccaccatgaGTTTGAGGGAATGAACTTAATAAATGATAAGTAATATTATTTTGCACCACCTACGGATTGTTCATTAATTTAGCTATCAAACCACTGTAGCAAGCAGATATCGTGTATCCTGAAGCTTTTATACATTTGTGTGGGACTAAAGATTAAGTAATATGAACTTGAAAATAAGACATCAGATTAAGAAGGagtgcatatactgtacagaaCAACAGCGTTGAcaactatattattattattattgataataataataataataatccatttATATGTCTTTATTAGATAGTGACAATTGAGAGATGACAGGAAGCAGCGGGAGAGCAAGAGAGATGGGGTATGACCTGACGCTGCCGGAATCGAACCACGGATGTTACAGTCATGTGGGATGTGTCATAACCAGGGTGATACAATGACATGcagatattattttaaaatggtctGTAAGTTGTACACACAGAGGTTTCTGTAAGGAACCACACCATAAGTGTTGATATTCCTGCATGAGAACATCACGTATTCTCTGAAAATCATGAACAGATCAAGATTTTATTTCTGTAGATGAATTCATGCACATGCATTCATGATGATCAcatgaacatgtttattttttgttttgtttgattaacTTTTTCCGTTT is a window of Scomber scombrus chromosome 10, fScoSco1.1, whole genome shotgun sequence DNA encoding:
- the LOC133987748 gene encoding galactose-specific lectin nattectin-like encodes the protein MASGLYVIVLLCLTSGLWIEANVVKYDDKDCCPVGWSYFKGRCYKFNIVEKDWADAERTCTSYGGNLASIRSIAERNFIRELIRNKAKVEKTTWIGGYDKVKENVWLWSDGSHFDFEGWGKGEPNNHSGGEGCMEINWDGKNVVNDIKCHVKRSFICAMEK